Proteins from a single region of Paenibacillus sp. BIHB 4019:
- a CDS encoding LacI family DNA-binding transcriptional regulator: protein MLALVSRKEVASLAGVSEATVSRVLNKVGPIREETRLRVEDAAKQLGYVPSALAQQFARSRSGNLGVILPFVPKVHLFSTYYFAEILSGIGEAAKQYGYDVLLIFREPSGSRDYARLFLAQKIDACIVLGAQNVPEEKKALAELQEKGYPFCLVNQRFAEEGYLSIDADHHAGSYEAVKHLIDGGSRRIAFLNGPDVFSSSMDRMTGYKQALAYAGLAYDPSLTLLGNYSRKSGVEAAEAVAALIRSGQADAVFAANDRMAIGLMDGLRAYGIEAGIDVKLVGYDDSEGSVIVSPKLTTVAVPFYEMGRRAAQRLLAPEKELLEQAEEGLLPVHLIKRETSS from the coding sequence ATGCTCGCTTTGGTTAGTAGAAAAGAAGTTGCGTCACTTGCGGGCGTATCCGAAGCCACAGTATCCAGAGTGCTTAATAAGGTAGGGCCTATCAGGGAAGAAACCCGGCTTCGAGTAGAGGACGCGGCAAAGCAGCTTGGTTATGTGCCAAGTGCGCTGGCGCAGCAGTTTGCTAGAAGCCGCAGCGGCAATTTGGGCGTTATCCTGCCATTTGTGCCAAAAGTTCATTTGTTTTCTACGTATTATTTTGCAGAAATTTTGAGCGGCATTGGCGAGGCGGCTAAGCAATATGGGTATGATGTGCTGTTAATCTTTCGGGAGCCTAGCGGCTCGCGTGATTATGCCAGGCTGTTTCTGGCACAGAAGATTGATGCCTGCATTGTGCTAGGCGCTCAAAATGTGCCGGAAGAGAAGAAAGCGCTTGCGGAGCTTCAGGAGAAGGGTTATCCGTTCTGCCTCGTTAACCAGCGATTCGCGGAGGAAGGATATTTGTCCATCGATGCGGATCATCATGCGGGGAGCTACGAGGCCGTCAAGCATTTGATCGACGGCGGGAGCCGCAGAATTGCTTTTCTCAATGGGCCAGATGTGTTTTCAAGCAGTATGGACCGAATGACCGGCTACAAACAGGCGCTTGCATATGCGGGACTTGCTTACGATCCGTCATTGACGCTGCTGGGCAATTACAGCCGCAAGAGCGGAGTTGAAGCTGCGGAAGCTGTCGCAGCGCTCATCCGCAGCGGCCAGGCGGATGCGGTTTTTGCCGCTAATGACCGGATGGCTATTGGCCTGATGGATGGCTTGCGCGCGTATGGTATCGAGGCTGGGATTGATGTGAAGCTCGTCGGCTATGACGATTCGGAAGGCTCGGTTATTGTGAGCCCGAAGCTGACGACGGTAGCGGTACCTTTTTACGAAATGGGAAGAAGGGCAGCTCAGCGGCTGCTCGCGCCAGAGAAGGAATTGCTGGAGCAGGCGGAGGAAGGGCTGCTGCCTGTGCATTTGATTAAGCGGGAAACATCTTCATAA
- a CDS encoding Gfo/Idh/MocA family oxidoreductase, with protein sequence MGKVRVGMVGYKFMGKAHSNAYRALPMFFPKTPALPEMKAICGRNAEALEQARSQFGWESAETDWRKLIERSDIDVIDINAPSDAHKEIALAAAAAGKHLFCEKPLALNVADAKEMLDAAEEAGIKHMVGFNYRFAPAVQLAKKLVSDGRLGEIYHFRAVFLQDWIIDPSFPLVWRLQKEVAGSGSHGDLGAHLIDLARFLVGEFDEVIGMSETFIKERPLPSEMTGLSAKGDASGARGKVTVDDATLFMTRFENGALGSFEATRFAAGHRSTNAFEINGSKGSVKFDFERLNELEVYFTDDAEDVQGFRRVLATDPAHAYMDAWWPAGHTIGYEHTFTHEMQELMLAIHEDRQPVPNFHDGLRCQEVLEAVEQSITERRWVKLAEYK encoded by the coding sequence ATGGGGAAAGTACGTGTGGGAATGGTCGGCTATAAGTTTATGGGAAAAGCGCACAGCAATGCGTATCGGGCTTTGCCGATGTTTTTTCCGAAGACGCCAGCGCTGCCAGAGATGAAAGCGATCTGCGGGCGCAACGCCGAGGCGCTGGAGCAAGCTAGAAGCCAGTTCGGCTGGGAAAGCGCCGAGACGGATTGGCGCAAGCTGATAGAGCGCAGCGACATCGATGTGATTGATATTAATGCGCCAAGCGATGCGCATAAGGAAATTGCGCTGGCGGCTGCCGCAGCTGGGAAGCATCTGTTCTGCGAAAAGCCGCTGGCACTCAATGTAGCAGATGCGAAGGAAATGCTCGATGCGGCAGAAGAGGCTGGCATCAAGCATATGGTCGGCTTTAACTATCGGTTCGCACCAGCGGTGCAGCTGGCGAAGAAGCTCGTCAGCGATGGCCGATTGGGCGAAATCTACCATTTCCGTGCGGTATTTCTTCAGGATTGGATCATTGATCCGTCATTCCCGCTCGTCTGGCGCTTGCAGAAGGAAGTTGCCGGCTCAGGCTCGCATGGCGACCTTGGCGCTCATCTAATCGACTTGGCGCGCTTTCTTGTTGGCGAGTTTGACGAGGTAATCGGCATGAGCGAAACGTTCATCAAAGAGCGCCCGCTGCCATCAGAAATGACCGGGCTAAGCGCCAAAGGGGACGCTTCCGGTGCCCGCGGCAAAGTAACGGTGGATGATGCGACGCTGTTTATGACCCGTTTTGAAAATGGTGCGCTCGGCAGCTTCGAAGCGACGCGCTTCGCGGCAGGTCACCGTTCTACGAATGCTTTCGAAATTAACGGAAGCAAGGGCAGCGTCAAATTCGATTTCGAGCGTCTGAATGAGCTGGAGGTTTATTTTACCGACGATGCTGAGGACGTTCAGGGCTTCCGCCGCGTGCTTGCGACCGATCCGGCTCATGCTTATATGGATGCCTGGTGGCCGGCGGGACATACGATTGGCTATGAGCATACATTCACACATGAAATGCAGGAGCTGATGCTGGCGATTCACGAGGATCGTCAACCGGTGCCGAATTTCCACGATGGCCTTCGGTGCCAAGAGGTGCTTGAGGCAGTTGAGCAGTCCATTACAGAGCGCCGCTGGGTCAAGCTGGCGGAGTACAAATAG
- a CDS encoding ThuA domain-containing protein, whose amino-acid sequence MSKPKALIVWGGWDGHQPKEVAAIFEAVLAGEGFEVEVSDTLEAFEDGEKLKALDLIVPVWTMGAITGDQLKNVSEAVQSGVGLAGCHGGMCDSFRESVEWQFMTGGQWVSHPGNDGVEYVVNVTNTSSLLTDGIEDFTVSSEQYYMHVDPAVEVLATTRFPVADGPHALNKAVDMPVAWTKRWGVGRVYYNSLGHQANIVDIPVVKEMMRRGFNWCAEGKAAAAGRDGGKHE is encoded by the coding sequence ATGAGCAAACCGAAGGCATTAATCGTATGGGGCGGCTGGGACGGACATCAGCCTAAAGAGGTAGCGGCTATTTTTGAAGCAGTGCTTGCAGGAGAAGGTTTCGAGGTTGAGGTTTCAGATACGCTGGAGGCTTTTGAGGATGGCGAGAAGCTGAAGGCGCTGGACCTGATCGTTCCGGTATGGACGATGGGAGCGATTACAGGCGATCAGCTGAAAAATGTGTCCGAAGCGGTTCAAAGCGGCGTCGGCCTTGCCGGCTGCCACGGCGGCATGTGCGATTCCTTCCGCGAAAGCGTAGAATGGCAGTTCATGACGGGCGGGCAGTGGGTATCGCATCCCGGCAATGACGGCGTGGAATATGTGGTCAATGTGACCAACACGTCCAGCCTGCTGACCGATGGCATTGAGGATTTTACAGTAAGCAGCGAGCAGTATTATATGCATGTGGACCCAGCGGTTGAAGTGCTGGCGACGACGCGCTTCCCTGTTGCCGACGGTCCTCATGCGCTAAATAAAGCGGTTGATATGCCGGTTGCTTGGACGAAGCGCTGGGGCGTAGGCCGCGTCTACTATAATTCGCTTGGGCACCAAGCTAATATTGTGGACATTCCAGTTGTTAAAGAAATGATGAGACGCGGGTTTAACTGGTGTGCGGAAGGCAAAGCAGCTGCGGCAGGCAGAGACGGAGGCAAACATGAGTAA
- a CDS encoding Gfo/Idh/MocA family oxidoreductase, whose amino-acid sequence MSKVKVGIIGTGNISRIYLENGSKFSSMEIVACADLDVERAKEKGAEYGIRGCSVDELLADPEVQLVINLTIPAAHAPVCLQALEAGKHVYVEKPLAVTREEGKQVLELAAAKGLLVGSAPDTFLGGGLQTCIKIIEDGWIGTPIGATAFMMSGGHESWHPAPEFYYQQGGGPMFDMGPYYLTALIAMLGPIARVTGSTRITFPERTITSAPKHGQKIEVEVPTHVAGIMEFAAGPIATLLTSFDVKGGSTLPFIEVYGSQGTLQVTNPNNFGGEIKLRRGGASEWSTIPLAYGHSENGRGIGAADMAQAILTGRKHRANGELAYHVLEAMHGFHDAAEQGKHYVMQSSCEKPTVFPLGLAEYTLDK is encoded by the coding sequence ATGAGTAAAGTCAAGGTTGGGATCATCGGGACAGGAAATATTAGCCGTATTTATTTGGAAAATGGTTCAAAATTCAGCTCCATGGAAATTGTCGCCTGTGCGGATCTCGATGTAGAACGCGCCAAGGAGAAAGGCGCGGAGTATGGCATTCGCGGCTGCTCGGTCGATGAGCTGCTTGCGGACCCCGAAGTGCAGCTGGTCATCAATCTAACGATTCCAGCCGCACATGCCCCAGTGTGCTTGCAGGCGCTGGAAGCTGGCAAGCATGTGTATGTGGAGAAGCCGCTCGCCGTTACGCGCGAGGAGGGCAAGCAGGTGCTGGAGCTGGCAGCAGCGAAAGGGCTGCTCGTAGGCAGCGCGCCTGATACGTTCCTTGGCGGGGGACTCCAGACGTGCATTAAAATCATTGAAGACGGCTGGATTGGCACGCCCATCGGCGCTACCGCTTTTATGATGTCCGGCGGACATGAGAGCTGGCATCCGGCTCCCGAGTTTTATTACCAGCAAGGCGGCGGCCCAATGTTCGATATGGGACCTTATTATTTGACGGCGCTAATTGCCATGCTGGGACCGATTGCCCGAGTAACGGGCTCGACTCGCATTACCTTCCCGGAGAGAACGATTACGAGCGCTCCGAAGCATGGGCAAAAAATCGAAGTTGAAGTGCCGACGCATGTGGCCGGCATTATGGAATTTGCCGCTGGGCCAATTGCGACTTTGCTGACCAGCTTTGATGTGAAGGGCGGCTCCACGCTGCCATTCATTGAGGTGTACGGCAGCCAAGGCACGCTGCAGGTTACGAACCCGAACAATTTCGGCGGGGAAATCAAGCTGCGCCGCGGCGGGGCTTCGGAATGGTCGACGATTCCACTTGCTTACGGCCATTCGGAAAATGGCAGAGGCATTGGCGCAGCTGACATGGCGCAAGCCATTTTGACGGGCCGCAAGCACCGGGCAAACGGCGAGCTTGCTTACCATGTGCTGGAAGCGATGCATGGCTTCCATGATGCGGCGGAGCAAGGCAAGCATTATGTGATGCAAAGCAGCTGCGAGAAGCCAACGGTATTTCCGCTCGGTTTGGCGGAATATACACTGGACAAATAG
- a CDS encoding Xaa-Pro peptidase family protein, translating to MYNPYELRKASLIAELSAAGIEAALVTSPGSIFYLTGFHSDPHERFMGLLINPKESTYTLFVPALDQESASEAAMVSKLVAISDTDNAYELLGKEADNSAAAIGIEKRHLNVATYEQLAGVFPKAAFRDVEPLLMRLRLRKSAEEIELVSAAVVIAEKVLKEAAAKAAVGVSELELNAEIEYRLRVLGGDKPAFETSVLGGARSALPHGRSGEYRLKENDFLLIDMGVYKGGYCSDITRTFVIGEGTAEQARIYDAVLAANRQGIAAAEAGKALAAVDRAAREAITSRGYGEYFTHRVGHGFGIDIHELPSVHGSNESLIETGLLFTVEPGIYVPGLGGVRIEDDIYIGDDGKPQVLTSFPKELQQL from the coding sequence GTGTATAACCCTTATGAGCTTAGAAAAGCAAGCTTGATCGCCGAGCTTTCGGCTGCTGGAATCGAGGCTGCGCTCGTTACGTCGCCGGGCAGTATTTTTTATTTGACAGGCTTTCATAGTGACCCGCATGAGCGTTTTATGGGACTGCTCATTAACCCGAAGGAGTCGACGTATACGCTGTTTGTCCCGGCTTTGGATCAGGAGAGTGCGAGCGAGGCGGCGATGGTATCAAAGCTGGTCGCGATATCGGATACGGACAATGCCTACGAGCTGCTGGGCAAAGAAGCAGATAACAGTGCGGCTGCAATCGGCATAGAAAAGCGGCACTTGAATGTGGCAACCTATGAACAGCTGGCAGGAGTATTCCCTAAGGCCGCATTCCGGGATGTGGAGCCGCTGCTGATGCGCTTGCGCCTTCGCAAGTCGGCGGAGGAAATCGAGCTTGTCAGCGCCGCAGTCGTAATTGCGGAGAAGGTGCTAAAGGAAGCGGCAGCCAAGGCGGCTGTTGGCGTGTCGGAGCTTGAGCTGAACGCCGAGATAGAATATCGGCTTCGGGTGCTGGGCGGCGATAAGCCTGCATTTGAGACGAGTGTGCTCGGCGGCGCTCGCTCCGCATTGCCGCATGGGCGGTCGGGCGAATACCGGCTGAAGGAAAATGATTTTCTGCTCATTGATATGGGCGTGTACAAGGGAGGTTATTGCTCGGACATTACGCGCACCTTTGTGATCGGTGAAGGTACAGCCGAGCAGGCGCGTATTTATGACGCGGTGCTGGCGGCGAACCGTCAAGGGATCGCGGCAGCAGAAGCTGGCAAGGCGCTTGCCGCAGTCGATCGCGCTGCCCGCGAAGCCATTACTTCGCGAGGCTATGGCGAATATTTCACCCACCGCGTGGGGCATGGCTTCGGCATTGATATTCATGAGCTGCCTTCCGTTCACGGGAGCAATGAATCGCTGATTGAGACGGGGCTGCTGTTCACCGTAGAGCCGGGCATTTATGTGCCGGGGCTTGGCGGCGTCCGCATCGAGGACGATATTTATATCGGTGACGATGGCAAGCCGCAGGTGCTGACGAGCTTTCCGAAGGAGCTGCAGCAATTATAG
- a CDS encoding alpha-D-ribose 1-methylphosphonate 5-triphosphate diphosphatase, with protein MKTEMRQSVVMVKGKLVLPDAVAEGAVIVRNGIMEEVLLGAEQVQSWLAQQGGVAENVGEREHDGRGVGNSGSAALEIIEEDSCYVLPGLIDIHCDAIEKEVQPRPNTLFPLSMSLLEFERKLPLHGITTMYHSLSLGVGLSLRGEHLLTQMVELIRSYREQRSVVRNLIHLRYEISYLPGLPIVKRYVDEGAIDYLSFMDHSPGQGQYRQPGSFERYVMKNQSVSIDEVNAIVAELMENRRQIDWSGLEELGKLAVQRGISVASHDDDSSERVDQLKGCGVSISEFPITLETALYAVQQGLHVCVGAPNIVRGGSHDKNLSAAEAIGMGAADIICSDYHPSALLHAIFKLADEGIAALPAAVRTATLAPAEALGIASEVGSLEQGKAADLVIVDRYEGHPWVKRTIVGGKTVYTALTR; from the coding sequence ATGAAGACAGAGATGCGGCAATCGGTTGTAATGGTTAAAGGGAAGCTCGTGCTGCCGGATGCAGTAGCGGAAGGGGCAGTTATCGTTAGGAACGGCATCATGGAGGAAGTGCTGCTTGGCGCAGAGCAGGTACAGAGCTGGCTTGCGCAGCAAGGCGGCGTTGCTGAAAATGTTGGTGAGCGCGAACATGATGGACGAGGTGTAGGAAATAGCGGCTCCGCAGCGCTTGAAATCATTGAAGAGGATAGCTGTTATGTGCTGCCCGGACTCATTGATATACACTGTGATGCGATTGAAAAAGAGGTGCAGCCGAGACCTAATACGCTGTTCCCGCTAAGCATGTCCCTGCTGGAGTTTGAACGCAAGCTTCCGCTGCATGGCATAACGACGATGTACCATTCGCTATCGCTTGGCGTTGGGCTTAGTCTGAGGGGCGAGCATTTGCTGACGCAGATGGTGGAGCTCATTCGCAGCTACCGCGAGCAACGCTCTGTCGTGCGCAATCTAATTCATTTGAGATACGAGATTTCGTATTTGCCGGGTTTGCCCATCGTGAAGCGCTATGTGGATGAAGGTGCGATTGATTATTTGTCTTTCATGGACCATTCGCCAGGCCAAGGGCAGTACAGGCAGCCAGGCTCGTTTGAGCGTTATGTGATGAAAAATCAATCGGTCAGCATCGATGAAGTAAACGCCATCGTAGCAGAGCTGATGGAAAATAGGCGCCAAATTGACTGGTCCGGATTAGAGGAGCTTGGCAAGCTGGCCGTGCAGCGGGGCATTTCGGTCGCTTCGCATGATGATGATTCGAGCGAGCGGGTCGATCAATTGAAGGGCTGTGGCGTCAGTATTTCGGAATTTCCGATTACGCTGGAAACGGCTCTATATGCGGTGCAGCAGGGCTTGCATGTATGTGTAGGGGCGCCTAATATTGTGCGCGGCGGCTCGCATGACAAAAACCTATCGGCAGCTGAGGCGATTGGGATGGGCGCGGCAGACATCATTTGCTCAGATTATCATCCGTCGGCGCTGCTGCATGCGATTTTCAAGCTGGCGGATGAAGGAATAGCCGCATTGCCCGCAGCAGTTCGCACAGCTACGCTCGCTCCAGCTGAAGCGCTGGGTATAGCAAGTGAAGTTGGCTCGCTGGAACAGGGCAAAGCGGCAGACCTTGTTATCGTTGATCGGTATGAAGGCCATCCATGGGTCAAACGGACAATCGTTGGCGGCAAAACAGTGTATACCGCGTTGACCCGTTAA
- the sspI gene encoding small acid-soluble spore protein SspI: protein MDNLDLRQAIIRRVQDKPLNELTEVIESSIGNDERALPGLGVLFEMIWKQIEEQEQARLVTALHTQLARFAQPATN from the coding sequence TTGGATAATCTGGATTTGCGTCAAGCCATTATAAGGCGGGTACAAGATAAGCCGCTCAATGAATTAACTGAAGTGATTGAAAGCTCGATTGGCAATGACGAGCGTGCGCTACCCGGACTCGGGGTTTTGTTCGAAATGATTTGGAAGCAAATCGAAGAACAGGAACAAGCCCGTCTGGTAACGGCGCTGCATACGCAGCTAGCACGTTTCGCCCAGCCCGCCACGAATTAG
- a CDS encoding TrkA family potassium uptake protein translates to MPKKQYAVIGIGRFGLSVASSLTEMGFEVLAIDTSEDRVQDAVNHVTHAVIADSTDEEAMRALGLRNFDVVVVAIGQDIQSSILTTLILKDMGVGVIIVKAQNELHGKVLSKIGADKVVYPERDMGLRVAHHLISPNILDYIEISEDYSIIEIKAPEAMIGKSLKQLDIRAKFKCNVMAIKTGSNMNIAPYADDLIRDIDILVIVGKNSDLSNLEIAYSEG, encoded by the coding sequence TTGCCGAAAAAACAATACGCCGTTATTGGCATAGGCCGCTTCGGTCTTAGCGTCGCATCATCGCTCACCGAAATGGGCTTTGAGGTGCTGGCGATTGATACGAGCGAGGATCGCGTACAGGACGCGGTCAATCATGTGACGCATGCCGTCATTGCCGACTCCACCGACGAGGAAGCGATGCGGGCGCTGGGCCTTCGCAATTTTGATGTCGTGGTCGTGGCGATTGGGCAGGATATTCAGTCGAGCATTTTGACAACCCTCATCTTGAAGGATATGGGGGTTGGCGTCATTATCGTCAAGGCGCAAAATGAGCTGCACGGCAAAGTGCTTAGCAAAATCGGCGCAGACAAGGTTGTATATCCGGAGCGGGATATGGGGCTGCGCGTGGCGCATCATTTGATCTCGCCTAACATTTTGGACTACATTGAAATTTCCGAGGATTACAGCATCATTGAGATTAAAGCGCCTGAAGCGATGATTGGCAAAAGCTTAAAGCAGCTCGACATTCGCGCCAAGTTCAAATGCAACGTCATGGCGATCAAGACGGGTTCAAATATGAACATTGCGCCATATGCGGATGATCTCATTCGTGATATCGATATTTTAGTTATTGTAGGGAAAAATTCAGACTTATCCAATTTGGAAATTGCCTATTCGGAAGGTTGA
- a CDS encoding RNA methyltransferase produces the protein MNNHSLLTSIQNDRVKQWASLLDKKYRDRLGKFIIEGVHLVQEAFAAGAAIEAVMYDAERGLPEELRELAEQDGRGSGYAGSAAENAGIGASVEWIQAARPVMAKCSGTDTPPPVFAVVRKLEAADDALFSANGLVVVLDGVRDPGNVGTIIRSADAVGANGVVLGKGCADLYNPKTVRSTMGSLFHLPIIEADLTELLPAAQDCGFALVGTSLEASHTCYSYDWTAPTWLLLGNESEGLSASSLDAADETVIIPMHGRAESLNVAMAATVLLHEAMRQRRYN, from the coding sequence ATGAACAATCATAGCCTTTTAACCTCGATTCAAAATGACCGTGTCAAGCAGTGGGCTTCCCTGCTGGATAAAAAATACCGCGACCGCCTCGGCAAGTTTATAATTGAAGGCGTTCATTTGGTGCAGGAAGCTTTCGCCGCTGGAGCGGCAATCGAAGCAGTCATGTACGATGCGGAGCGCGGCTTGCCGGAGGAGCTGCGGGAGCTGGCGGAGCAGGATGGCCGCGGAAGCGGATATGCGGGCAGCGCTGCGGAGAACGCGGGAATAGGCGCGAGCGTCGAATGGATTCAGGCGGCGCGGCCGGTTATGGCAAAATGCTCGGGGACGGATACGCCGCCACCGGTGTTTGCTGTTGTGCGCAAGCTGGAAGCGGCGGATGATGCTTTATTTTCAGCTAACGGATTGGTCGTTGTACTGGATGGCGTAAGAGACCCTGGCAACGTTGGGACGATTATTCGCAGCGCGGATGCGGTGGGAGCTAATGGCGTCGTGCTGGGCAAAGGCTGCGCTGATCTGTACAATCCGAAGACGGTGCGCTCCACGATGGGCTCGCTATTTCATTTGCCGATTATAGAGGCGGACTTGACGGAGCTGCTGCCTGCGGCGCAGGATTGCGGCTTTGCGCTGGTCGGGACGAGCCTCGAAGCGTCGCATACTTGCTATTCGTATGATTGGACAGCACCGACATGGCTGCTGCTCGGCAATGAGTCGGAAGGGCTGTCTGCAAGCTCGCTTGATGCAGCCGATGAGACAGTCATTATTCCAATGCACGGACGGGCGGAATCGCTGAATGTGGCGATGGCGGCGACCGTGCTGCTGCATGAGGCGATGAGGCAGAGACGGTATAACTAA
- a CDS encoding metallophosphoesterase has protein sequence MRKFFITDIHGDYRGFKLLIEHAEVDFEKDQLVVGGDMINRGKDSGKVMKSIKLLCEQYPNNVHAVIGNHEEMMGWYFQRGDKLWLSHGGHDTISDFKKTFPNEEERQAHINWAFSLPMYFEDDEFVYTHAGLNSYEPLDSQSRDILWMTEGEFYSLPKESLLITTVEKPIIHGHTPVERIYFDGIRMNCDMGSNTYCVEDERGVGLINLSDMVYFVYKQAQKKIEERKILYY, from the coding sequence ATGAGGAAGTTTTTTATTACGGACATACATGGCGACTATCGGGGGTTTAAGTTGTTGATAGAGCATGCAGAGGTGGATTTTGAAAAGGATCAGCTCGTGGTTGGCGGCGACATGATTAATCGAGGCAAGGATAGCGGCAAAGTGATGAAGTCAATCAAGTTGCTTTGTGAACAGTATCCGAACAATGTTCATGCCGTCATTGGCAACCATGAGGAGATGATGGGCTGGTATTTTCAGCGAGGGGACAAATTATGGCTCAGTCACGGGGGTCATGATACGATTTCGGACTTCAAAAAGACATTTCCCAACGAAGAGGAGCGGCAAGCCCACATCAATTGGGCGTTTTCCTTACCAATGTACTTTGAGGATGATGAGTTTGTATATACACATGCTGGATTGAACTCATATGAGCCGCTGGACTCGCAGAGTCGGGACATACTTTGGATGACTGAAGGTGAATTCTACTCGCTTCCAAAAGAATCGCTTTTAATTACTACCGTCGAAAAACCTATAATCCATGGTCATACCCCTGTCGAAAGAATCTATTTTGACGGTATAAGAATGAACTGCGATATGGGGTCGAATACCTATTGTGTAGAGGATGAACGGGGAGTAGGGCTTATAAATCTATCAGATATGGTTTATTTTGTATATAAGCAAGCACAGAAGAAGATAGAAGAGCGAAAGATACTGTATTATTAA